TATCTTTTTCGAGATCCACTACATTTTCTTCAACAGCAGCACTCAGTGTAATAATTTTAAAGGTTGATCCCGGCTCATATGTCATCCAGACCGGCAAGTTCCGGTTATAAATAGATGATTCTACTTCTTCAAACTTATAAGGATCGTATGTAGGATATGAAGAAAGAGCTAAAATCTCACCTGTTTTAGGATTCATCGCAATGGCCAGTGCCTGTTCTGCGTTATATTTTGTCATAGCTTGAGACAGTTCTCGTTCAATTACTTTCTGAACTTCCACATCAATTGTTAAGCCTACCGTTGCCCCTTGCTTCCCTTCCCGCCATTCATCATTCACATGGGGTAATGCCTTCCCCTTTGCATCAGTAAACAACTTAATTGCTGCATCTTTAGAAGTCAAAAGTTTATCATATTGATATTCAATTCCTGCAAGTCCCTGCGAATCATACCCTGTAAATCCGACTAGTCGTGATAACAAATTCCCGTACGGATAACTCCTGTCATAATCTACACCACTATATAGTCCGTCAATTTTCAATTCTTGAATTTTAACGGCTTGTTCGTATGAAATATTTTTCGCTTCCGGTGCAAGTTTGACTAGATAGCTTTTAGAATTCATTTTTTCGTATAAATTTTTGGCGTCCAACTTAAGCACCTCTGCAATCTGGTTTGCAGCTTCTTCAATATTCTCATTCTGTGTTGGCATGAAATAAAGCGTTGGCGCTAATTCATTCGTAACAATAAGTTTACCGTTTCGATCCGTAATTTTTCCGCGCTCTGAAGTAAACGGGATTTCCCGATCCCAATTCGTCTTGGCAAGTTCCGTTAGTTTATCATGCTGAATAATTTGCACATAAAACAGTCTTATAAAAACAATTACTCCGAAAAGAATAAAAGCAGAAAAGATTAATCTCAATCTTTTTTTGGAAATAGTTGAAATCCACTTCAAAAAATTCACCTCAATATTCACGTTATGAATAAAAGGGAATTTCTATTCAAGCAGCTGCCAGTCGAATAGGGATATTAAACCCCCTTTCTATTTATATGGTTCTACCTTACAATAGATATTAATTATATAAACAGTACATATAATAGTTTATAACTATAAAAGTGAGGCGTTTTCTATGGAATTACGGCATTTAGAATACTTTTTAATGTTATGTGAGGAGATGCAATTTACTCGAGCTGCTGAACGGCTTAATATTGCACAGCCAACTTTAAGCCAGCAAATTAAAGTGCTCGAAAATGAAGTGAATACCCCGTTGTTTAACCGGATTGGTAAGAAAATCACCCTTACGGAAGCTGGTCAGATTCTTTATCGCCAAGCACAAACGATATTTCAAACATTGCATACAACTAAAATGCAAATGCAACAATTGGCTTCACTTGAAAAAGGGATTCTTCGTGTAGGCGCGTTGCCTGGTGAATTGACTAATATTGTGTCAGATTTAGTTTTAAAGTTCATGCATAAATATCCGCATATACAAGTAACGGTTACTTCCGGTGAAGATATTCATTCATTAATAAAAAACAATACCATCGATTTCGGATTTACTTTTTCACCACTAATTGAAAACTACGATGAACAGTTTGTGGAGATTCCTTTATACACTGAAAAGTTCTGCTATGTAGAAAGCAAAGACTCTGCTACACGACTTGAAGAACCCGTGCAATTGTGCCATATTTTAAAAGAACCACTTGTTTTGTTTCCAAATGCGCATCTTTGCCGGCGGATATTAAATGCTGCAGCTAAATCGGACAAATTAACGGTTGAGCCAAAGTTTGAAACTTCCAGCATTCCGGCTATTTTTCAGTTTGTCGAGCAATGCCTTGGCGGAACGATTGTAGCCAAAACATTGTTTGATTTACATGCGTCGGACAAACTGCAGGCTCATATCATTCAGCACCCTATACTGGAAAGAGAAACATTGCTGATCTATCAGAAGGAGCGCCAGCAATCACCAGCTTTTAAAGCGTTTCTTGATTTATTGAAACCTGCGCTGACAAATTATCAGTTGTCATTGTCTGCTAATTCATTGTAAGGGGCTATACAATAGTCCCTTTTGTCATTTATTAAAAGATGAAGGGCTGTGATGATGGGAGTTCTTCTAATATAATCGGAAATCTTCAAATAAATTTTGGCACGCTATATTCTAATATCGTTGTTCAAACTTCTAACATCGCTCCGTTTTTTTCTAATAACTCCCCTAAATGTTCTAATAAAAGCTCTGCCATAGCCTAAATTTATTTTAAATTTAATTTGCCTTAATAGCTTCATAATAAATAAAATCTCACAAATTATAGTGTCGGGTAATATGTAATCCCTATCTATCCTGTCACCCCATTAAAAAAACAGCACCTCATAAATCGAGATGCTGCCCGTAACTCATAAATTATTTTTTCTTAATTGTAATTGTCCAAGAAGCTTCGCCTAATTGCTCGTAGTTTGTTACTTCATGGCCGTCTTCTGCTGCCCAGCGCGGAATTGATTCCGTGCCTTGAGTACAATCGAATTGTACTTCCAGCTCATCACCTGTGTTTAACTCTTTAATTGCTTCTTTTGCTTCGATCAACGGAAACGGACAAACCATTCCTAATACTTCTAATGTTTTTTTCATTTAAATTCTCTCCTTAAGCACGCGCTGTTGCACGTTTTTTTGATGGACGCACAAATACGAAGTACGATGCTGTCCAAGTACCCAAAATCATGAATAGTAAAGCAACCCAACCTGACCAAGTCATCATTGATGTCATTACAAGACCGTTCCCGATTGAACAGCCGCCTGCAAGACTTGCGCCGAACCCCATTAAAATACCGCCGGCAGAGCTTCGGACAACTGTTTTTGTATCTGGTGTACGTAATCGGAATTCACCGCTCATTTTAGCAGCGAAGTAAGAACCGAATAAAATACCCATTACAAGGAATACTCCCCAATTAATGATGTCTAAGTCCCCAGTTACTAAAAACTGTAGAATATTTGCTGAAGGTGTTGTAATCCCTAAACCGAAAATACGTCCTGATGCCGCACTTAACGGCCAAGCCAATGTTGCGATCAAACCGATTAAAGTTGCTGTCACATAAGGATTCCAGCGTTTTTCGAATAAAATATGTGCCAAGCCTGTTTTCTTAGGTTTCAAGCCTGGAATTTTCACACGTGGTTTGCGTAATTCACGGTAAACAATGAACGCCACCAATGCAACAAATGGAATGACTAAAAACCAGACATTAATGCCAAATGTATCGGCAATTGAATCAGTACCTACTACCGGTGTACGTGCATCAACTGTAAATTGTGCTAATGGACCTGACTTCATAATAGCTGCCATCAACATGTAAAATGCTAATGCTATCCAGCTTCCGATTAAGCCTTCACCTGCACGATACCAAGTACCTGTAGCACAACCGCCTGCAAAAATAATCCCGATACCGAAAATAAATGCGCCTGCAATCGTTGCCCATAATGGGAACTGACCTGCTGTATATTCAAACGCCCCTGCCTCAATTAGTAGGAATACACCTACCGCTTGAACTGCAATGGCTACTAGTAAAGCATAAAACATACGATTATCTTTAGCGATGTACATATCACGGAAACCGCCTGTTAAACAGAAACGTCCACGTTGCATCACAAAGCCTAAAAGAGCACCACAAAGGATACCCGTAATTGCCATTTGCAACAAAATAATTCCTCCTATTATTAAAACCAAGTTTATCAATAGGGATATAATATAATATTTTACTACTATAATACAAGTATTTTGTTTAAGATTAAGATAATCGTATAAATTTAGTTGGTTTTATGGTTTAAAGGACGAAAATGAATGTATTTTATTGAAATCCTACAGAGTAAAATTTATTTTCAGCAAATTTACTTTCCTAATATTACAAATTATACTTTTATCAGTTCATACTAGCCCGTACATTTTCAGGAATCATTACGACTTCTGTTTTCAAATCGATAGAACCAAAATTTTCATCGATGCATTCCTCCCAGTATTCCAAATGCTTTTTATCAATCCAATGGGTAGAATCATCTACATCCACCCCACCGCTTCCTTGTACCGAATACCAGTATAAATATTCTTCACCATTCAAATGTTCGTGGAAAATCGTTTCCACAAACATTTTCTCTCCCTCAAGTGTTACAAGTACATCTTCCATATGATCATTTAAAAAATCCATCCATTCTTTTACTTTAGAAGTTTTCCCGGCTTTTACACGATATCGTGTCAGCTCTACCTTCATTGAAAGACCCCCTATCATTTCACCCAGTACTCTGAACCATCGTCACTCCGCTCCATAAAGCCATACTCAATCAGATGACGGCGCAGTGATACAAAATCATCGTGGACAGTCTTTAAAATTTCATTTACTTCTTTTTCATGGTAGTGCTTGCCTGCATCAAAACGATTTAAAATATGCTGGAGGATAATGATCTTTTTCTTTTCCTTACTAGGAATTGTTTCAACCCCCGCATCCAACCCGTTTTTAAAATAGGTAGTCAATACTTTTTCTCGTTCCTTCTGTTCAATACTATAACGTTCGTCCACTTGTCTCGCCCCTTTATGTATTTGATAATGTTCAGGGTTTTTCATTAGCTGCATGAGAGCAACAAAAATTTTCGCCTGTTTTTCCTTTTCGCGAAATTTAAAGCGGTGCTGGCGAACTGTTGATACACTCGATACACTCGATACATTGCTATCATTTACAATTTCCTGATCGGTTTTGCCTTCGAAAAAATGCTGCAACATTTCAATTTGAACATCTGATAACCCGCTTACTTTTTTATCTAAAGCAAGCAATGCGTGAAATGGTGAAATATGTACCAGCTCAATGTGTTTTTTAATCATGCCATTCGCTGTCAGAAAACGATTGTTATATGGAAAGACTTCATCTAAATGATAGGACTGTTTACAAAACAAACATTGATACCTTTCCTGTTTCATTTCATATCCTTTTATAAGTACTTCCGTTGAAATATTTTGAATTTCCAAAAAATATCACCTCTATAACATTTATAATATACGTTACTATATTTGTAAACATTTTTATTTTATGTTTACTATTTTGGGCCATTCTGATTTTATAATTTTCTCCAGAGAACAACAGGATCTTCTATAGGAGTTGTTTCCTCTAGAATTAGGGGGTTGAATTTCCGAACAATCTATGGCATACTACTAATAATTTACTGGAAAGGAAGATGAATGGCTGATGGATAAGTAATTCTATTTTACACGTAAAAATGTATACGCATTTTCACATAAAATAGGATTAGTCTGCCCATTTATACTCCTTTAGCGAACTTAAAGGCTTATTTACGTATGATTACTAATCCTTCTGACACTTTCAGAAGGATTTTTTATATATAAATATTCTTTGTGAATGCGTATACTTTCAAATCAAAATTTGGAGGTATGCTATATGCCAATAGAATTGAAAAACGTATCATTTAGCTATGATTTACTCGAAGAACCATTATTTAAAAATATAAACATAACGATCGATAATACTTGGAAGCTTGGTCTAATAGGACGTAATGGTCGCGGAAAAACAACTTTACTTCATTTACTGCAAAATAAATTACCATATAGCGGAACAGTAATAAGTGATGAAGAATTTCATTATTTTCCCTTTGCCATTCGTGATCCAAAGGTTACTACGTATTATGCGATTAATGAGGTCATGCCCGTTGAGTTATGGAAGCTCGAGCGGGAATGCCAGCTTTTGTCGCTTGACTCATCGTTGTTATGGATGCCTTTTGAACAATTGTCGGGCGGCGAACAAACAAAAGTAATGCTTGCTGCTGTCTTCGGTGAAGAAAACCGTTTTCTTCTGCTTGACGAACCTACGAATCACCTCGATCTGAAAGGCCGGTCCATCGTTGCAAACTATTTAAAAAAGAAAAAAGGCTTTATCGTTGTCAGTCATGACCGTCAATTTATCGATGAAGTTGTCACACATATTTTGGCGATTGAAAAAAATCAAATTAGCGTATACAAAGGAAACTTTTCAGTTTATGAACAGCAGAAGAAGCTACAGGACGAGTTTGAACTCGAGCAAAATCGCTCATTAAACGCTGAAATCAACCGCCTGCAAAAAACGGCTCGCGAAAAGTCTAACTGGGCCGCGCAACGTGAAAAGCCTTCAGGAAATGATCCATTCGGAAATGCAATTGCAAAGCGCATGAATAAACGAGCAAAAGCAATTGAAAAACGCACACAGGAAAAAATTGAGGATAAAACGAAGCTGCTGAAAAATATTGAAACAATAAGCGATTTGACGATTAACTGCCAATTGAAGCATCGGAATCCTGTACTTCGCGTGAAAAACCTTACGTTGGGCTACAATGATCGACCTCTGTTCCAACCTATTTCATTTGAAATTTTCCAAGGGGAGCAAGTTGCCATTGTCGGTCCGAATGGCAGTGGTAAAACATCACTTGTTCAATATTTACAGGGTACATTTCCTGGTACTGTAGACGGCGAAATGATTATGCCACAAGGGTTGAGCACAAGTGTTATCCGCCAAAATTATGAGGATAATCAAGGGATGTTAAAAGACTTTGCCTTTGAGCAGCAAATCGACTACACATTATTTTTAAACAATTTGCGTATTTTCGGATTTAACCGTGATGTTTTTCAAGTACCAATTGAAAAGATGAGCATGGGTCAGCAAAAGAAAGTCGAATTTTCAAAGTCGCTCGGACTCGAAGCAGAATTTTATATTTGGGATGAACCGCTGAACTATTTAGATGTTTTTAACCATCAACAGATTGAAAAAATGATTGCTCAATTTAAACCAACTTTGTTATTTGTGGAGCATGATGCCACATTTGTAAAAAACACAGCAACGAAAGTTATTGAGCTCCTTCCTTATCGTTAAATTAAAAAAGGAACATTCCTTCATTTTTTTGAGAGAATGTTCCTTTTCCTGTTATAAACAAAACAAATCATATTCCTTTGACAGGTGCATCAAAAACTCGATACCCGCTACACTATTGCCGACTTGATCAATGGCTGGTCCATAAATGCCAATTCCAATCGGACCTTGCAGTTGTTCTATTTCACCATTACGGACTACGGCAATGATTGCACCGGATACACCGCTTTTTGCCGGCAACCCTACAAACGCTGCAAATTTTCCGGATGCATTGTACATGCCGCATGTGAGCATTAAAGCTTTTGCAATATTAATTACCTCTTTATTGCAGCAAGCTTCACTATCTTTTCCATTAGTCGCAAAATAAAATGCCATTTTCGCTAAGTCGGTCACATCTACTGAAATCGAGCAAAGCTGTAAATAGACTTGGAGAGCTTCCTCAACATCAGATTTCAGGAAACCGTTCGCCTGTAATATATAGGCGATTGCCCGATTATAATCAGCTGACTGGTATTCCGAAAAATAGATTTCATTATTAATATGCACTTTCTTTCCGATCATGCGTTCTAAATAAGTCGTCACAGATTTCACTTTTTCGAACATTGTCTCACCCGGAAGTAACGAAGCAATTGTTATCGCCCCTGCATTGATCATCGGGTTAAAAGGCTTATTATTATGCCCTTCCAATCGCACAATTGAGTTAAATGAGTCTCCTGTCGGCTCCACATCAACATAATGCATGATTTCCTCAATACCGTGATGATTTGCAGCAACCATAAAACTGATTACTTTCACGACACTTTGAAGTGTAAAAGTTTCTGTACAATCACCTAATTCAATTTCCTGTTCTGCACTTAGTAAACTCACCGCAAACAAATCGCTATTTGCTGCAGCAAGTGCTGGTATATATGAGGCGACCTTACCACCTGCTGTCATTTGCTTTGCCTGATCATAAATTTTTTGTAATTTGTTCATTGGACACTAGTTGCCGTAACTAGCTGCTCACCTCCTCATTTTCTATCATATACTCTACATTTATTATTTCCTTTTTTCTGCTCGAATATATTGTATAATTTTAACATATACCCGAAACTATAAATTAGCAAAGATAGGTGATTATATGTTTCATCCATTACAACGTGGAGATAAGATCGGCATTTTCTCATCTTCTGTACCGGCAACTACTACCGCAAAGTTGCGATACAGTCGCGGTAAAGAATTTTTGGAGGAAAAAGGATTTCAAATTATCGAGGGAAATCTTACAGGTAAACAAGATGGATATCGGTCAGGGACGCCAAAGGAACGTGCTGAAGAATTTAATCAGCTACTAAGAGATCCATCAATTAAAATGATCATGTCCTCAATCGGCGGCACGAATTCGAATAGCCTTCTCCCCTATATAGATTACGATGCGTTTAAAAATGACCCGAAAATTGTGGTCGGCTACTCTGATACTACTGCAATTTTATTGGCTCTTTTTGCCAAAACGAATATTCCTACATTTTACGGTCCGGCACTCATCCCTTCGTTCGGAGAATTT
This window of the Solibacillus isronensis genome carries:
- a CDS encoding LysR family transcriptional regulator — its product is MELRHLEYFLMLCEEMQFTRAAERLNIAQPTLSQQIKVLENEVNTPLFNRIGKKITLTEAGQILYRQAQTIFQTLHTTKMQMQQLASLEKGILRVGALPGELTNIVSDLVLKFMHKYPHIQVTVTSGEDIHSLIKNNTIDFGFTFSPLIENYDEQFVEIPLYTEKFCYVESKDSATRLEEPVQLCHILKEPLVLFPNAHLCRRILNAAAKSDKLTVEPKFETSSIPAIFQFVEQCLGGTIVAKTLFDLHASDKLQAHIIQHPILERETLLIYQKERQQSPAFKAFLDLLKPALTNYQLSLSANSL
- a CDS encoding sulfurtransferase TusA family protein, which gives rise to MKKTLEVLGMVCPFPLIEAKEAIKELNTGDELEVQFDCTQGTESIPRWAAEDGHEVTNYEQLGEASWTITIKKK
- a CDS encoding YeeE/YedE family protein; the encoded protein is MLQMAITGILCGALLGFVMQRGRFCLTGGFRDMYIAKDNRMFYALLVAIAVQAVGVFLLIEAGAFEYTAGQFPLWATIAGAFIFGIGIIFAGGCATGTWYRAGEGLIGSWIALAFYMLMAAIMKSGPLAQFTVDARTPVVGTDSIADTFGINVWFLVIPFVALVAFIVYRELRKPRVKIPGLKPKKTGLAHILFEKRWNPYVTATLIGLIATLAWPLSAASGRIFGLGITTPSANILQFLVTGDLDIINWGVFLVMGILFGSYFAAKMSGEFRLRTPDTKTVVRSSAGGILMGFGASLAGGCSIGNGLVMTSMMTWSGWVALLFMILGTWTASYFVFVRPSKKRATARA
- a CDS encoding DUF6176 family protein; the encoded protein is MKVELTRYRVKAGKTSKVKEWMDFLNDHMEDVLVTLEGEKMFVETIFHEHLNGEEYLYWYSVQGSGGVDVDDSTHWIDKKHLEYWEECIDENFGSIDLKTEVVMIPENVRASMN
- a CDS encoding DUF2087 domain-containing protein; this encodes MEIQNISTEVLIKGYEMKQERYQCLFCKQSYHLDEVFPYNNRFLTANGMIKKHIELVHISPFHALLALDKKVSGLSDVQIEMLQHFFEGKTDQEIVNDSNVSSVSSVSTVRQHRFKFREKEKQAKIFVALMQLMKNPEHYQIHKGARQVDERYSIEQKEREKVLTTYFKNGLDAGVETIPSKEKKKIIILQHILNRFDAGKHYHEKEVNEILKTVHDDFVSLRRHLIEYGFMERSDDGSEYWVK
- the abc-f gene encoding ribosomal protection-like ABC-F family protein; translation: MPIELKNVSFSYDLLEEPLFKNINITIDNTWKLGLIGRNGRGKTTLLHLLQNKLPYSGTVISDEEFHYFPFAIRDPKVTTYYAINEVMPVELWKLERECQLLSLDSSLLWMPFEQLSGGEQTKVMLAAVFGEENRFLLLDEPTNHLDLKGRSIVANYLKKKKGFIVVSHDRQFIDEVVTHILAIEKNQISVYKGNFSVYEQQKKLQDEFELEQNRSLNAEINRLQKTAREKSNWAAQREKPSGNDPFGNAIAKRMNKRAKAIEKRTQEKIEDKTKLLKNIETISDLTINCQLKHRNPVLRVKNLTLGYNDRPLFQPISFEIFQGEQVAIVGPNGSGKTSLVQYLQGTFPGTVDGEMIMPQGLSTSVIRQNYEDNQGMLKDFAFEQQIDYTLFLNNLRIFGFNRDVFQVPIEKMSMGQQKKVEFSKSLGLEAEFYIWDEPLNYLDVFNHQQIEKMIAQFKPTLLFVEHDATFVKNTATKVIELLPYR
- the glsA gene encoding glutaminase A, with amino-acid sequence MNKLQKIYDQAKQMTAGGKVASYIPALAAANSDLFAVSLLSAEQEIELGDCTETFTLQSVVKVISFMVAANHHGIEEIMHYVDVEPTGDSFNSIVRLEGHNNKPFNPMINAGAITIASLLPGETMFEKVKSVTTYLERMIGKKVHINNEIYFSEYQSADYNRAIAYILQANGFLKSDVEEALQVYLQLCSISVDVTDLAKMAFYFATNGKDSEACCNKEVINIAKALMLTCGMYNASGKFAAFVGLPAKSGVSGAIIAVVRNGEIEQLQGPIGIGIYGPAIDQVGNSVAGIEFLMHLSKEYDLFCL